Proteins encoded in a region of the Planococcus citri chromosome 1, ihPlaCitr1.1, whole genome shotgun sequence genome:
- the LOC135849872 gene encoding uncharacterized protein LOC135849872: protein MKCFVCGRKPKVFRCPQVEDVRKLWLDFCGIKNQLVNVRLCSIHFEDKYFKENAKRARLLRNAVPSLNPPRNRSLSCDKFKGKMLRRRQICALCGNVDKAISYFSFPQNEERRKQWMDICRMPEITTTRKLCEKHFKEEDIVKSVDPDSRTKLRYNAIPTHNIRHVIPSSDKIAQHSVIKVPSKKNTNSGRRKIIDPAQLVHCHMPPKGSKNIAVSVTIPPSYKNTYAGRCKVIDPAKLIHSHLPAKGGKNGQSSANVSPDVRSEDTNPVQVVQCFLPAKGDKNGQSSMTVVPPNDANISVGQKVVIKYVTQEYINELIRSNKEHLSRIKQLEDENKALKHKLSTIQALTQTNTTNTTKVTTLNNNKESSTIPVLSQINPMTMMKVTTLNNNKESLTKPALIQMNPMNMMKVTTLNNNKELSTKPALIQINPMNMMKVTTLNNNKVLSKTPALIQINPMTMMKVTTLNNNKESLTKPALRQIMPMNMMKVTTLNNNKELSTKPALIQINPTNKMKVTTLNNNKEKTNHPES, encoded by the exons ATGAAGTGCTTCGTTTGTGGTCGCAAACCCAAAGTGTTCAG GTGTCCACAAGTTGAAGACGTTCGAAAACTTTGGCTGGACTTTTGCGGAATAAAGAACCAGCTTGTGAATGTGCGTTTGTGCTCGATTCATTTCGAAGATAAGTACTTCAAAGAAAACGCCAAACGAGCCAGATTGCTTAGAAATGCCGTACCATCGTTGAATCCTCCGAGAAATCGAAGTCTTTCGTGTGATAAATTTAAGGGTAAAATGCTTCGGAGAAGACAAATATGTGCATTATGCGGAAACGTCGACAAAGCAATAAGTTACTTCAG CTTCCCACAAAACGAAGAACGCAGAAAGCAGTGGATGGATATCTGCCGCATGCCCGAAATAACCACTACGAGAAAGCTGTGCGAGAAACATTTCAAAGAAGAAGACATCGTAAAAAGCGTCGATCCTGACAGCAGGACGAAATTACGTTATAACGCCATTCCTACACATAATATCAGACATGTCATCCCGAGTAGTGACAAAATTGCTCAACATTCTGTGATCAAGgttccttcgaaaaaaaacactaacTCCGGTCGTCGTAAAATTATCGACCCAGCACAACTCGTTCATTGCCACATGCCACCGAAAGGCAGTAAAAATATTGCGGTCTCTGTGACTATTCCTCCTTCATACAAAAATACTTATGCTGGTCGTTGTAAAGTTATCGATCCAGCAAAACTCATTCATAGCCACCTGCCAGCGAAAGGTGGTAAAAATGGCCAATCTTCTGCGAATGTTTCTCCGGATGTTCGTTCTGAGGATACCAATCCAGTGCAAGTCGTTCAATGCTTCCTTCCAGCCAAAGGTGATAAAAATGGTCAGTCTTCTATGACTGTTGTTCCTCCGAATGATGCTAATATCAGTGTTGGTCAAAAAGTAGTCATCAAATATGTCACACAG GAATACATTAATGAGCTTATCCGGTCGAATAAAGAACACCTTAGCAGAATAAAGCAGctcgaagatgaaaataaaGCTCTTAAACATAAATTATCAACGATACAAGCCCTAACCCAGACAAATACGACGAATACGACGAAAGTGACAACGTTGAATAACAATAAGGAATCATCAACGATACCAGTCCTAAGCCAGATAAATCCGATGACTATGATGAAAGTGACAACGTTGAATAACAATAAGGAATCATTAACGAAACCAGCCCTAATCCAGATGAATCCGATGAATATGATGAAAGTGACAACGTTGAATAACAACAAGGAATTATCAACGAAACCAGCCCTAATCCAGATAAATCCGATGAATATGATGAAAGTGACAACGTTGAATAACAACAAGGTATTATCAAAGACACCAGCCCTAATCCAGATAAATCCGATGACTATGATGAAAGTGACAACGTTGAATAACAATAAAGAATCATTAACGAAACCAGCCCTAAGACAGATAATGCCGATGAATATGATGAAAGTGACAACGTTGAATAACAATAAGGAATTATCAACGAAACCAGCCCTAATCCAGATAAATCCGACGAATAAGATGAAAGTGACAACGTTGAATAACAATAAGGAAAAAACAAACCATCCTGAAAGCTAG